One Desulfovibrio fairfieldensis genomic window carries:
- a CDS encoding ABC transporter substrate-binding protein, whose protein sequence is MLLVLLLTGLNPAPVQTAPIEVVDDTGVTLTLDKPAERIIALYGAYNELLLALDARGLLVARTVADAHLPELAGLPAIGTHMRPNAELIVAQKPDLVLQLAGRREALLQTEALRKLGINVLTFEMDSFDKMFDVLEKLGRLTGRERKAAGLILDWRARLATLRARHAGEKPVRVFYEVRYPNLLAAGQGSIVNEIIAVAGGENVVADDKKLVRFNEEALILADPDAYLIQKGPMNPDPQPLSERAHYRDLRAVRTGRVLVVDEDRFARPGPRAVEAAEGLERWLHP, encoded by the coding sequence TTGCTGCTGGTTCTGCTGCTGACGGGCCTGAATCCGGCCCCGGTTCAGACGGCTCCCATTGAGGTGGTTGACGACACGGGCGTCACGCTGACTCTGGATAAACCGGCCGAGCGGATCATCGCCCTGTACGGCGCCTACAACGAGCTGCTGCTGGCCCTGGACGCGCGCGGCCTGCTGGTGGCGCGCACCGTGGCCGACGCCCATCTGCCGGAGCTGGCCGGTCTGCCCGCCATAGGCACCCATATGCGGCCCAATGCGGAACTGATCGTGGCTCAGAAGCCGGATCTGGTGCTTCAGCTCGCCGGACGGCGCGAGGCGCTGTTGCAGACCGAAGCCCTGCGTAAACTGGGCATCAATGTGCTGACGTTTGAGATGGATTCTTTTGACAAGATGTTCGATGTGCTGGAAAAGCTAGGGCGTCTCACGGGACGCGAGCGGAAGGCCGCCGGGCTGATTCTGGACTGGCGGGCGCGCCTGGCAACGCTGCGGGCGCGCCATGCCGGGGAAAAGCCGGTGCGCGTTTTCTATGAAGTGCGCTATCCCAATCTGTTGGCCGCCGGGCAAGGCAGCATCGTCAATGAGATCATTGCCGTGGCCGGGGGCGAAAACGTGGTCGCGGACGACAAGAAACTGGTGCGCTTCAACGAGGAGGCCTTGATTCTGGCTGACCCGGACGCCTACCTGATCCAGAAGGGCCCCATGAATCCCGATCCGCAGCCTCTGTCCGAGCGCGCCCATTACCGGGATTTGCGCGCCGTGCGCACGGGACGGGTACTTGTGGTGGATGAGGACCGTTTCGCCCGGCCCGGCCCCCGCGCCGTGGAGGCGGCGGAGGGGTTGGAGCGCTGGCTTCATCCTTAG
- a CDS encoding ABC transporter ATP-binding protein encodes MLDVRNLTAGYAGRPVLRGVSLAARGGESVALLGPNGSGKTTLLRCISGVLRPQGGGIRLADRPLDGLRPRERARLAAVVPQRAECPSGLSVRQMVLLGRYPYLSWLGGYGRRDYAAVGQALAATGAAALAARRVGELSGGELQRVLLARALAQESPLLLLDELAAGLDLARMVELFDLLERRRAAGACVLMAMHDCNLAALYATRLMGLKNGRVLFDGPVSEVFTEEKLSVLYDIPIRVFPHPRWGLPQALLGRASGPWSNGAVNFAAGSAADGPESGPGSDGSH; translated from the coding sequence ATGCTGGACGTGCGCAATCTCACGGCGGGCTATGCCGGGCGGCCCGTGCTGCGCGGCGTGAGCCTGGCGGCGCGAGGCGGAGAAAGCGTGGCCCTGCTGGGACCTAACGGCAGCGGCAAAACCACCTTGCTGCGTTGCATTTCCGGCGTGCTGCGGCCCCAGGGCGGCGGCATACGTTTGGCGGACAGGCCGCTGGATGGCCTGCGTCCGCGCGAACGCGCCCGGCTGGCGGCCGTGGTGCCGCAACGCGCGGAATGTCCGTCCGGCCTGAGTGTGCGTCAGATGGTCCTGCTGGGGCGCTATCCCTACCTCTCCTGGCTGGGCGGCTACGGACGGCGGGACTACGCCGCCGTCGGACAGGCCCTGGCCGCCACCGGAGCCGCCGCTCTGGCCGCGCGCCGCGTGGGGGAGCTTTCCGGCGGGGAACTGCAGCGGGTGCTGCTGGCGCGGGCTCTGGCCCAGGAGAGCCCGCTGCTCCTGCTGGACGAGCTGGCCGCCGGTCTGGATCTGGCCCGCATGGTGGAACTTTTTGATCTGCTGGAGCGCCGCCGGGCCGCCGGGGCCTGCGTGCTCATGGCCATGCACGACTGCAATCTGGCCGCCTTGTATGCAACCAGGCTCATGGGCCTGAAAAACGGCCGGGTACTCTTTGACGGCCCCGTGTCCGAGGTCTTTACCGAGGAGAAACTCAGTGTCCTGTATGATATTCCCATCCGGGTTTTTCCGCATCCGCGCTGGGGCCTGCCCCAGGCGCTGCTGGGGCGCGCTTCCGGGCCGTGGAGCAACGGCGCCGTCAATTTTGCTGCTGGTTCTGCTGCTGACGGGCCTGAATCCGGCCCCGGTTCAGACGGCTCCCATTGA